The genomic window AATGCTCATTCAGTTCACCCCCCAGCCCCTTCACCAGTTTCACTGTCATTCATTAGGCTAGTTAAAACCTAAAAGGGTTCcacggctgtccccataggagaaccctttgaagaaccctttctggttccaggtagaacccttttggattccatgtagaacacctttctacagagggttctacatggaacccaaaagggttctacctggaaccaaagagGGCTCTCCTTTGTGTACAGCCaaggaacccttttggaacccttttatcTCAGAgtgtacagtagtatggtactgCCATTCACACTGACCAGCTCCCATGTTTCTCACATGGTGATGACTTCATCCACGTgttaaactcattccacggagggccgcgttttgtagtgtacagtagtatggtactgCCATTCACACTGACCAGCTCCCATGTTTCTCACATGGTGATGACTTCATCCACGTgttaaactcattccacggagggctgcGTTCTGTAGTGTACAGGAGGATGGTACTGCCATTCACACTGACCAGCTCCCATGTTTCTCACCTGGTGATGACTTCATCCACGTgttaaactcattccacggagggccgcgTTCTGTAGAGTACAGGAGGATGGTACTGCCATTCACACTGACCAGCTCCCATGTTTCTCACCTGGTGATGACTTCATCCACGTgttaaactcattccatggagggccgcgTTCTGTAGTGTACAGGAGGATGGTACTGCCATTCACACTGACCAGCTCCCATGTTTCTCACCTGGTGATGACTTCATCCACGTgttaaactcattccacggagggccgcgTTCTGTAGTGTACAGGAGGATGGTACTGCCATTCACACTGACCAGCTCCCATGTTTCTCACATGGTGATGACTTCATCCACGTgttaaactcattccacggagggctgcGTTCTGTAGTGTACAGGAGGATGGTACTGACATTCACACTGACCAGCTCCCATGTTTCTCACATGGTGATAACTTCATCCACGTgttaaactcattccacggagggccgcgTGTCTGCAGGTTCTCGCTCCTCCCTTGTAATTGATTGATAAATGAAGGTCACTAATAAGTAATAAGTAAtaataaggaactcccctcagctGGTAGTCTATTTCTTAATTGAaaccaaaaacctgcagacactcggccctctgtggaatTATTATGACATCCCTGATTTAAATGATCAATGTATTGATCAGTAAGTGAAAGCAAACCTTGTTGATTGTTTTCAATATTATCTCTGTCCTTGTTCTGTAGTGTTcagtagtgttctgtagtgtactgtagtgttctgtagtgttctgtagtgtactgtagtgctctgtagtgtactgtagtgcacTGTAGTGTTCcgtagtgttctgtagtgtactgtagtgtactgtagtgtactgtagtgttctgtagtgtactgtagtgtactgtagtgttctgtagtgttctgtagtgtactgtagtgttctgtagtgtactgtagtgtactgtagtgttctgtagtgtactgtagtgtactgtagtgttctgtagtgttctgtagtgtactgtagtgttctgtagtgttctgtagtgtactgtagttttctactgttctgtagtgtactgtagtgatctgtagtgtactgtagtgtactgtagtgtactgtagtgttctgtagtgtactgtagtgttctgtagtgttctgtagtgttctgtagtgcactgtagtgttctgtagtgtactgtagtgttttgtagtgttctgtagtgcactgtagtgtactgtagtgtactgtagtgttctgtagtgtaccATAGTTttctactgttctgtagtgttctgtagtctagtctagtgttctatagtgtactgtagagttctgtagtgttctgtagtgtactgtagtgtactgtagagtcctgtagtgttctgtagtgttctgtagtgcaCTGTAGTGTACCGTAGTTttctactgttctgtagtgtactgtagtgttttgtagtgttctgtagtgtactgtagtgttttgtagtgttctgtagtgcaCTGTAGTGTACCGTAGTTttctactgttctgtagtgtactgtagtgttttgtagtgttctgtagtgtactgtagtgttttgtagtgttctgtagtgcactgtagtgtactgtagtgtactgtagtgttctgtagtgtaccGTAGTTttctactgttctgtagtgttctgtagtgttctgtagtctagtctagtgttctatagtgtactgtagagttctgtagtgttctgtagtgtactgtagtgtactgtagagtcctgtagtgttctgtagtgcaCTGTAGTGTACCGTAGTTttctactgttctgtagtgttctgtagtgttctgtagtgtactgtagtgttctgtagtgttctgtagtgttctgtggtgtactgtagtgttctgtagttttctgtggtgtactgtagtgttctgtagtgtactgtagtgttctgtagtgtaccgtagtgttctgtagtgttctgtagtgttctgtagagTTCTGTAGTtttctgtagtgtactgtagtgttctgtagtgttctgtagtgtactgcaccggtttgggtcaagaactgcaacgctgctgggtttttcacggtCAAAGGTTCactatgtgtatcaagaatggtccaccacacaaaggacatccagccaacttgacacaactgtgggaagcattggagtcaacgtgggccaacatccctgtggaatgcttttgacaccttgtagagttcatgcccaatgaattgaggctgttctgcaactcgatattaggaaggtgttcctaatgtttgttatactcagtgtacacttaccctgtagtcatttagcagatgctcttatccagagccacttacagttaTTTCATCAATCTTAATATAGCTTGGTGGGACAAgcacatatctcagtcatagtaagtacattttttcctcaataaagaggtacactggtaccgcttgccatgtggtagcagagagaacagtctatgactagggtgattggagtccttgacaattttctaggccttcatctgacaccgcctaatatagaggtcctggatggcaggaagcttggccccagtgatgtactgggctgtacgcactaccctctgtagcgccttaatgtcggaggccgagcagttgccataccaggcagtgatgcaaccagtcaggatgatcttgatggtgcagctgtagaaccttttgaggaactgaggacccatgccacatcttttcagtctcctgagggggaatagtctttgtcgtgccctcttcacaactgtcttggtgtgcttggaccatgttagtttgttggtgatgtggacactaaggaacctgaagctctcaacctgttccactacagccccgtccatGAGAATGGGCGgactctgtcctccttttcctgtagtccacaatcatctcctttgccttgattacgttgagggagaggttgttgtcctggcaccacctggccaggtctctgacctcctccctatacactgtctcatcgttgtcggtgatcaggcctaccactgttgtgtcatcggcaaacttgatgatggtgttggagtaatTGACtcccatgcagtcatgagtgaacagggagtacaggatgggactgagcatgcacccctgaggggtccctgtgttgaAGATCAACTTGGCGGATGTCttgttccctacccttaccacctgggggtggcccttcaggaagtccaggatccagttgcagagggaggtgtttagtcccatggtctgagctgtagtcaataaatagcattcactcataggtgttccttttgtccagatgggaaaggtcAGTGttcagtgcaatagagattgcgtcatctgtggatctgttggggtggtatgcaaattggagtgggtctagggtttctgggatgacgatgttgatgtgagccatgaccagcctttcaaagcacttcatggctacagatgtgagtgctacgggtctgtagtcatttaggcaggttaccttagtgttcttgggcacagggattatgggGGTCTGCTTGACTAGGGTGTTCTGCtcagacaggttgaaaatgtcagtgaagacacagttggtcagctcatgctcggtgtacacgtcctggtaatacgTCTGGCCCGGcatccttgtgaatgttgacctgtttaaaggtcttactcacatcggctaaggAGAGCGTAattcacacagtcgtccggaacagctggtgctctcatgcatgtttcagtgttgcttgcctcgaagcgagcatagaagtaatttagctcgtctggtaggttcgtgtcactgggaagctcgtggctgtgcttcccttatTATATATGATTGCCGTAGCACCTTGTCTGGAAGCCTTGTTTAGACATATGATGAATTTGCTGTTACTACAGGTGGAAAGTGTACTTGTATTAGAAAACATGCAACATGCAACATCCAACATGCAACCAAAATAACAACCAACAAACATGGAACTATACAATCAGTGTGACAGAAGCATGACCAGACATGACCGGGAGGCAGCATTGGCTACATGTCAGCAGTAGTCAGACAGTCATGGGTGAGAATGGCAAGTGAAATGCTCGATAGCTCCAGGAAAAGGGCTGTAAGGTTAACTCAGATCTGTGACGACTGCCTTATGACATCAACCACCAGCGTCATTGGAGCCCTGCAGTGTGTGACTCTGACAATGATCGTTAAGCGTTTCTGTGATGGTGTGTGAGTGGTGTctgcagtgttgtgtgtgtgtgttgtatttggTTTTGATGCATGAGTGTATACATATATCTGTGTGTAGGGTGGTGCATAGAGTATGTCTATGTGTAggggggtgtatacagtatatctgtgtgtagtggggtatatacagtatatctgtgtgtagtggggtatatacagtatatctgtgtGTAGGGGGATGTATATCTCTGTGTAGgggggtatatacagtatagctgtgtgtagtggggtatatacagtatatctgtgtGTAGGGGGATGTATATCTCTGTGTAggggggtgtatacagtatatctgtgtGTAGGGGGATGTATATCTCTGTGTAGGGGGttgtatacagtatatctgtgtgtaggggggtgtatacagtatatctctgTGTAggggggtgtatacagtatatctgtgtGTAGTggggtagatacagtatatctgtgtGTAGGGGGGTGTATATCTGTGTGCAGgaggtgtgtatactgtatgtctgtgtgtaaatacagtggggagaacaagtatttgatacactgctgattttgcaggttttcctacttacaaaatgtagaggtctgtaatttttatcataggtacacttcaactgtgagagacggaatctaaaacaaaaatccagataatcacagtgtatgatttgtaagtaattaatttgcattttattgcatggcataagtatttgatacatcagaaaagcagaacttaatatttggtacagaaaccttggTTTGCAATTACAGATATCATACATTTtattgtagttcttgaccaggtttgcacacactgcagcggggattttggcccactcctccatacagaccatctccagatccttcaggtttcggggctgtcgctgggcaatacggactttcagctccctccaaagattttctattgggttcaggtctggagactggctaggccactccaggaccttgagatgcttcttacggagccactccttagttgccctggctgtgtgtttcgggtcgttgtcatgctggaagacccagccacaacccatcttcaatgctcttactgagggaaggaggttgttggccaagatctcacgatacatggccccatccatcctcccctcaatacggtgcagtcgtcctgtcccctttgcagaaaagcatccccaaagaatgatgtttccacctccatgcttcacagttgggatggtgttcttggggttgtatgAATGAAAGCCacaattcttactggttggtagatgatcaaatacttatgtcatgcaataaaatgctaattaaaattaaaaatcatacaatgtgattttctgtatttttgttttagattccgtctctcacagttgaagtgtacctatgataaaaattacaaacctctccatgctttgtaagtaggaaaacctgcaaaatctgcagtatatcaaatacttgttctccccactgtatgtgtgtgtaagggggtgtacatgtctgtgtgtagggGAGGTGAACATGGCCCGTTCTACTACAGTTTAGAGGGGGTATTGAGCTGAACATGGCCCGTTGTACTACAGTTTAGAGGGGGTATTGAGCTGAACATGGCCCGTTGTACTACAGTTTAGAGGGGGTATTGAGCTGAACATGGCCCGTTCTACTACAGTTTAGAGGGGGTATTGAGCTGAACGTGGCCCGTTGTACTACAGTTTAGAGGGGGTATTGAGCTGAACGTGGCCCGTTGTACTACAGTTTAGAGGGGGTGGCCATGGAGAGGAGGTGGCCCTTGGAGGAGGTGGCCCATGGAGGAGGTGGCCCTTGGAGGAGGTGGCCCTTGGAGGAGATGGCCCTTGGAGGAGGTGGCCCTTGGAGGAGGTGGCCCTTGGAGGAGGTGGCCCTTGGAGGAGGTGGCCCATGGAGGAGGTGGCCCTTGGAGGAGGTGGCCCTTGGAGGAGGTGGCCCTTGGAGGAGATGGCCCTTGGAGGAGGTGGCCCATGGAGGAGGTGGCCCTTGGAGGAGGTGGCCCTTGGAGGAGATGGCCCTTGGAGGAGGTGGCCCATGGAGGAGGTGGCCCTTGGAGGAGGTGGCCCATGGAGGAGGTGGCCTTTGGAGGAGGTGGCCCTTGGAGGAGGTGGCCCTTGGAGGAGATGGCCCTTGGAGGAGGTGGCCCATGGAGGAGGTGGCCCTTGGAGGAGATGGCCCTTGGAGGAGGTGGCCCTTGGAGGAGGTGGCCCATGGAGGAGGTGGCCCTTGGAGGAGGTGGCCCTTGGAGGAGATGGCCCTTGGAGGTGGTGGCCCATGGAGGAGGTGGCCCTTGGAGGAGGTGGCCCTTGGAGGAGATGGCCCTTGGAGGAGGTGGCCCATGGAGGAGGTGGCCCTTGGAGGAGGTGGCCCTTGGAGGAGGTGGCCCTTGGAGGAGGTGGCCCTTGGAGGAGGTGGCCCTTGGAGGAGATGGCCCTTGGAGGAGGTGGCCCATGGAGGAGATGGCCCTTGGAGGAGGTGGCCCTTGGAGGAGGTGGCCCATGGAGGAGGTGGCCCTTGGAGGAGGTATTTGTTGAGAGGGGTACATTGAGAGTGTAAGATAGAGTTAGTTACTGTTGTCTCTTGTCAAATTCGAATGAAGTCACACAAGATTTTCTTGAAGGATGACTCCATGACAGCCTTGATGGGGCGTCTGGTCTAACCTAGACACTTCAGACAACAAGCTTTATATTGCATATTGAACAATGCAATATTTTCTCAAAGATAAGGGCTGTGAGGGGTAATTCAATACAGCACCTCTATCGGTATCTGTACTGGCATTTATCTATTCAATTCTGACCTTAAACCAGACTATTTAGTCAAATACAGTATGTTTCTCATATCATGTCCATGTTCCCTTGTTGTCCAGTTTTTCATCAAAACGCAATTGATCTCATCAAAACGCAATTGTTTGTTGACTGACTTTTGGTGACAGTTGAGCCTTGGTAACCATGGAGATGAGCCAACGTTATGGTTCTGATTGGATCATGATCTTTCTGATAGTTATGTTAGTCTGCAGGTGTAGAGATCCCCGCTTCTACACGTGATAGTGGCACATGCATTACTGCGACATCACTGCGTCATCACTGCGTCACTGCGACGCAGCACCTGCCTGTTCCCTCCTTACAGAGGTGGTAGACAACGTGGATGAGCCAGtcagaatacaaatattacacTAGTATGCAATTAAAACAGCAAAggtcctctcaccctctctctctctctgtctctctctctcaattcaattcaattcaagggctttattggcatgggaaacatgtgttaacattgccaaagcaagtgaggtagataatatataaagtgaatctctctctctctctctctctctctctctctctctctctctctctctctgtgtgtctatctctgtatctctctctctctctctctgtctatctctctctctctctctctctctctctctctctctcaattcaattaaattcaatgcaagggctttattggcatgggaaacgtgttaacattgccaaagcaagtcaggtagacaacatacaaagtgaatatataaagtgaaaaacaacaaaaattaacagtaaacattatctctctctctctctctctctctctctgtgtctatctctgtatgtctctctctctctctctccgtgtctatctctgtctctctctctctctctgtgtctatctctgtctgtctctctctctctctctctctctctctctctctctctccgtgtctatctctgtctgtctctctctctctctctctctctgtctatctctgtctctctctctctctctctctctctgtgtctatctctgtctctctctctctctctctctgtgtctatctctgtctctctctcaattcaattcaattcaagggctttattggcatgggaaacatgtgttaacattgccaaagcaagtgaggtagacaacatacaaagagaatatataaagtgaaaaacaacaaaaattaacagtaaacattacacatacagaggtttcaaaacagtaaagacattacaaatgtcatattatatatatatacagtgttttaacaatgtacaaatggttgtACAAATggtatctctatctctgtctctgtctctctctctcagttcaattcaattttaattaaatgtgttttattggcatgacgtaacaatgtactgtacatattgccTAATCTTACTTTGAATATTTACAATATTAAGAAAATATCTAAATTGTCAACtgaacaacagtaacaacaacaaccaagggtcaaaataaccatgcATTGAACAATAACattaagcatacagtagaggacatgtgcagctTGACTGGTCTGTCAAACACTGTctctcatcttatggcaggcagcaatgtagtgtgctgtcaacccacagctctctgcgtcctccctcaacaggacaggtagcctattctcatcagagagatcttcacattttcaaatttggggagattacactctctaattgttttatatttttgacattttgtcaggaaatgcagctccgtctcaggttctgctgtggtacagtggttgcacagccgttcctctacagggagcctgGTTTTCATGTGTCTACCCTTTTCAATGGCAAGGTTGTGCTCACTGagctttgtcaaggtttttctaaggttttgatcagtaaccatggtcaaatagttagccacggtgtactgttgATTTAGTGCCAGAGAGCACTGCAtgttgctttgtgcttgtgcttgggtttcccaataagcaatgtagttcTGTTTGGATtgtgttgtaatttgttttactccgattgattggatgttctggtcctgattcttcagtctgtttgtgtgtctctctctctgtctcgcttcctctctgtctgtctatctctgcctccctctctctccctctctgtctgtctatttctgtctatctctccctgtctccctgtctccctgtctccctgtctccctgtctccctgtctgtctgtctgtctgtctgtctgtctgtctgtctgtctgtctgtatgtctctctgtctctctgtctctctgtctgtctctctgtctgtctctctctgtctctctgtctgtctctctctgtctctgtctctctgtctctgtctctctctctgtccatatctccttctccccctctctgcctctctgtctctctgtctctgtctctctctatgtctatatctccttctcccctctcttttcctccttaTTAAAATGATACCCCTCCCTGTTTATTTAGCAGCACATGAATTCAGCGAGTGAATTCCCCAACTGGTTACATTGGATTTGATGTTGAATGCACGTTTGCGAACAATTGGATCACATGCCAATTACAACCACTCACAAACACGCTAGATCcctcacacacaggcacacacacagatattacaCGTCAAATAATTTCACGTCACTTTGAATTTGTGTATTGTTCACTTTATGAAATGTCAAAAGAAGCTTTTCAACCCAAAACAAA from Oncorhynchus mykiss isolate Arlee chromosome 15, USDA_OmykA_1.1, whole genome shotgun sequence includes these protein-coding regions:
- the LOC118938900 gene encoding basic proline-rich protein-like gives rise to the protein MYPSQQIPPPRATSSMGHLLQGPPPPRAISSMGHLLQGPSPPRATSSKGHLLQGPPPPRATSSKGHLLHGPPPPRAISSKGHLLQGPPPPWATTSKGHLLQGPPPPRATSSMGHLLQGPPPPRAISSKGHLLHGPPPPRAISSKGHLLQGPPPPKATSSMGHLLQGPPPPWATSSKGHLLQGPPPPRATSSMGHLLQGPSPPRATSSKGHLLQGPPPPWATSSKGHLLQGPPPPRATSSKGHLLQGPPPPRATSSMGHLLQGPPPLHGHPL